Genomic window (Verrucomicrobiia bacterium):
ATCACACGAAGCACACGAAAACAGGGCAGCGGAAACCAAATCAAACGACGGATGGACATTGATTGGGAAACCGCCTTCTCTGCCTTTTCTCTGCTACCTCTGCGAGCCCCTGTTAAACGTCGTCTCTCGTCTCCTGCGGCGGAGAGTTACGCGAATTGCCGAAAAAAAGATGTGTTTAACCTGCCGGCAGGAAATCGAGAACAGTGTCAAGATGCGCCTATGCCAGAGCGGGAGGGCGGGATCGTTGACGGGCGTCTTGGTTCTCAAAGCGCGTCGGGGGGAACAACCGGAGGGGAAACGGGTTTACGCGAATTGCGCGAACTATCGCGAATTGAAGAGGAAGTTTAACCAGGGATGAACACCGATCTGAGGAAAAATGCTGAAACGCTAAAAAGCTGAAAGCTGAAATCCGTTCGACCTCTTCTTCGCGACCTTCGCGTGAGGTTATTTGTTTGGCCAGATCGGCAACGGAACGACGAACAGGCTTCGTCGAGGCGGAAAAGCCTGAGATTAATCCAAGACGTTTAGGTGGAATGGACGTGCCCCGGAATTTTTGTGGCGCCTTTGCCAGTCGATCTAGGGCGGAGATGCGTCGCCGCGGCGGTTGTACATAAAACTACTGGAAAGCGCGAACCGTCCGAGAAGAGATGCAGCATTGATGAAGAGCACCGTCGAAACAACACTTGCCTGCAGGAGGGTTCACTGGGGGATCTTTGTTCTACCAATCCTGCCGCTGGGTGCAACGATTCTCGCCATTGTCCCTGCAATGCTTGTTGTGAACCTGTTCAAGAACATGCTTCGCCCGATCGGTTCTGAAATAGCGATTCCCTACATAAGCCACATCATCGCGTTGCTGGCGCTACCGGGAGTTACGGTCTGCATCGCGTTGTTGGTAATCGTCTTCATTGCGTATAACCGCTCAAGTGTCACGTTGACAGACCGCCGGCTCCATTATCGTATAGGTTTGGTATCATGCACGTCCGGTGAATTGCCTCTCTCGAACGTGGATGCGATCTTCCTTTCAGATTCCCTGCTGGGTCGGTTGCTCGGGTATGGGACCATCACCGTCACGACCGTCGGAGGCTTGATTATTCCGTTTTATTACGTGCCGGACATCGTCGAGTTTCACAGGATCCTTCAAAAGGCCATCGACAACTCGAGACATCTGTCGCAACCGGAAAGCAAACCAGCGCAGGCGTCCGCCCCCGACGCCGCTCGCTATATGCCGAAGGCTTGACCGAAACAGCTCCGCCACGCGGTGTAGCGAGAACACACGGCAACACGTTCGACGAAAACGGCAACTCGCAACACCTGCGAATCCGACTCGAGCCATTGGGCCCCGGTTGCTAGCCAATTGTGATGGACGCAGCTGAGGAGGAAAAACCTC
Coding sequences:
- a CDS encoding PH domain-containing protein, with amino-acid sequence MKSTVETTLACRRVHWGIFVLPILPLGATILAIVPAMLVVNLFKNMLRPIGSEIAIPYISHIIALLALPGVTVCIALLVIVFIAYNRSSVTLTDRRLHYRIGLVSCTSGELPLSNVDAIFLSDSLLGRLLGYGTITVTTVGGLIIPFYYVPDIVEFHRILQKAIDNSRHLSQPESKPAQASAPDAARYMPKA